A DNA window from Nitrospirota bacterium contains the following coding sequences:
- a CDS encoding response regulator → MNANGPFGAESPTSSSDLRKAPAPAGESSTVLLVDDNPSIVRMCGNFLEEEGFHVIRAGDSLQALRLCRQYPGMIHLLITDLVLAPPTLQLRTGGVRSATMNGVQLMQQILAVRPRIKVILMSGHSDEHLESLYIFKGGRPFLRKPFGLMTLVGMAREVLEVREEAGPLMRTEGGAVAAGIERPRTAVPSK, encoded by the coding sequence ATGAACGCGAACGGACCGTTCGGAGCCGAGAGCCCAACATCGTCGTCGGACCTGCGGAAGGCTCCGGCGCCTGCCGGGGAGTCGTCCACCGTGCTCCTCGTCGATGACAATCCGTCGATTGTGCGCATGTGTGGGAACTTTCTTGAAGAAGAAGGCTTTCACGTGATCCGGGCCGGCGATAGTCTCCAAGCCTTGCGCCTTTGCAGGCAGTATCCGGGCATGATCCATCTTCTGATTACGGACTTGGTGCTGGCGCCGCCCACGCTGCAATTGCGGACCGGCGGGGTTCGATCGGCCACGATGAACGGTGTCCAGCTGATGCAACAGATCCTGGCGGTGCGCCCCCGCATCAAGGTCATCCTGATGAGCGGGCATTCGGACGAACATCTCGAATCGCTCTACATCTTCAAAGGGGGGCGGCCATTTCTGCGGAAGCCCTTCGGCTTGATGACCCTGGTGGGGATGGCGCGCGAGGTGTTGGAAGTCCGGGAAGAAGCCGGTCCGCTCATGCGGACGGAGGGCGGCGCGGTCGCCGCAGGGATCGAGCGCCCGCGCACAGCTGTGCCGTCCAAGTAG
- a CDS encoding polymer-forming cytoskeletal family protein — MWFKKPAIHGAEDSGTLVGKGLAVKGRCRFDGAVRIDGRLEGDIQAAGTLEVGAQGVLIGKVHVGTLVNRGTVKGTVVASELVQLLESSVLVGDIHTPRLVIVEGARLQGCCDRGAHDSDRELRVFEAEPLKTVTRALIGYEPSHAGEYGGRTDGGAQIVEEGMP, encoded by the coding sequence ATGTGGTTCAAGAAACCCGCGATCCATGGCGCCGAGGACAGCGGCACGCTCGTGGGGAAAGGGCTGGCAGTGAAGGGCCGGTGCCGCTTCGACGGTGCCGTGCGGATCGACGGCCGCCTGGAAGGGGACATTCAGGCGGCCGGGACGCTGGAGGTCGGCGCCCAGGGTGTCCTGATCGGCAAGGTTCATGTCGGCACGTTGGTCAACCGTGGAACGGTCAAGGGAACCGTCGTTGCGAGCGAACTGGTGCAGCTGTTGGAGTCCAGCGTTCTGGTCGGCGACATCCACACGCCGCGGCTTGTGATCGTGGAAGGGGCGCGCCTCCAGGGTTGTTGCGACAGGGGGGCCCATGATTCGGACCGGGAGCTGCGGGTGTTCGAGGCGGAGCCCCTCAAGACCGTGACGAGGGCGTTGATCGGGTATGAGCCAAGTCATGCCGGGGAGTATGGCGGGAGGACTGACGGAGGTGCGCAGATCGTAGAGGAGGGCATGCCATGA
- a CDS encoding sigma-54-dependent Fis family transcriptional regulator, with product MEGERILLVDDDEGLLHLLKIRLTAMGFGITACTDADTALAEARRDVYDLAITDLRLGGRDGLALMEELRQLHPELPVLILTAHGSIPNAVEAMQKGACGYLTKPFDDKEFAVHVEKALAQRRMSREIQRLKLLVKELYGLENVVARSPSMQELLQQVARVADTDATISLSGETGTGKEVIARVIHCNSRRAKGPFVAINCGAIPESLIESELFGHAKGAFTGAQHAKRGLFQSAERGTLFLDEIGETPLAVQVKLLRALQEREVQEVGGLHPTKVDVRIITATNRDLAQAVKAGTFREDLFYRIQVVPITVPPLRERRDDIPALAQHFLRQSAGRSNKDVRGFLPEAMHQLMLQPWPGNVRELENAVEKAVIMAMQNMITADLLPAVPVSSEGRLKPLTEARGEFELRYLKEILQASGGNISRAAQIAGRYRADFYKLLRKHGLHPGDTKAAPADGRPQASEPEPTEL from the coding sequence ATGGAAGGCGAACGCATATTGCTGGTGGATGACGACGAAGGCTTGCTCCATCTGCTCAAGATCCGCCTGACGGCGATGGGATTTGGCATTACGGCCTGCACCGACGCGGACACGGCGCTCGCCGAAGCGCGCCGCGATGTCTACGATCTGGCCATTACCGACCTGCGCCTCGGCGGCCGGGACGGGCTGGCCTTGATGGAGGAGCTGCGCCAGCTCCACCCCGAGCTGCCGGTGTTGATCCTCACCGCCCATGGAAGCATTCCCAACGCCGTGGAAGCCATGCAGAAAGGCGCGTGCGGCTACCTCACAAAGCCGTTCGACGACAAGGAATTTGCCGTGCACGTCGAGAAAGCCCTGGCGCAGCGGCGGATGAGCCGGGAAATCCAGCGGCTCAAGTTGCTGGTCAAGGAGCTCTACGGGCTCGAGAACGTGGTCGCGCGGAGCCCGTCCATGCAGGAGTTGCTGCAACAGGTCGCGCGCGTCGCCGACACGGATGCGACCATCTCGCTCTCCGGCGAGACCGGCACCGGCAAGGAAGTCATCGCGCGCGTCATCCATTGCAACAGCCGGCGGGCCAAGGGCCCTTTCGTCGCCATCAACTGCGGGGCCATTCCAGAGAGCCTCATCGAGAGCGAACTGTTCGGGCACGCGAAGGGCGCCTTCACCGGCGCGCAGCATGCGAAGCGCGGGCTGTTCCAGAGCGCCGAACGGGGCACGCTGTTTCTCGATGAAATCGGCGAGACGCCGCTGGCCGTGCAGGTGAAGCTCCTGCGGGCGTTGCAGGAGCGGGAAGTGCAGGAGGTCGGGGGGCTGCACCCCACCAAAGTGGATGTCCGCATCATCACGGCGACCAATCGGGATTTGGCCCAGGCCGTGAAAGCGGGGACGTTCCGAGAGGATCTCTTTTACCGCATCCAGGTGGTGCCGATCACCGTGCCTCCGCTCCGCGAGCGACGGGATGACATTCCCGCGCTGGCGCAGCATTTTCTCCGTCAAAGCGCCGGACGATCGAACAAGGACGTGCGGGGATTCCTGCCGGAGGCGATGCACCAGCTGATGCTGCAGCCATGGCCCGGTAATGTCCGTGAGCTGGAGAACGCGGTGGAAAAGGCCGTGATTATGGCCATGCAAAACATGATCACGGCGGACCTGCTGCCCGCTGTTCCCGTCTCGTCCGAAGGCCGGTTGAAACCGCTGACGGAGGCGAGAGGGGAATTCGAGCTACGGTACCTCAAGGAGATCCTGCAGGCCTCGGGCGGCAATATCTCGCGCGCGGCGCAGATCGCCGGACGCTACCGAGCCGACTTCTACAAGTTGCTGCGGAAGCACGGTCTGCATCCGGGAGATACGAAGGCGGCGCCGGCGGATGGCCGGCCGCAGGCATCAGAGCCGGAGCCGACAGAGTTGTAA